A window of the Hevea brasiliensis isolate MT/VB/25A 57/8 chromosome 6, ASM3005281v1, whole genome shotgun sequence genome harbors these coding sequences:
- the LOC110668103 gene encoding LOB domain-containing protein 22 gives MSITRIGNGTAQACAACKYQRRKCAPDCILAPYFPHDRQRQFLNAHKLFGVSNITKIIKNLNQPDKDEAMRTIIFQSDVRANDPVGGCYGIIRELQRQIEYHKAELDLVLHQLAICRAQAQQQTHFQMLETNDSTTLGCEILNPDSLDIYDPTMIQYHYPQTQEEEQEIVVQDHNQKLQEDVNEALHIQDSTDHVVSSSSLPSMHDLKQPFVNECDDDIKPLLDINDVKFEPEELVERKFVPLTQLVISS, from the coding sequence ATGAGCATTACAAGGATTGGCAACGGCACCGCCCAAGCTTGTGCTGCCTGCAAATACCAGCGTAGGAAGTGCGCTCCTGACTGTATTCTCGCTCCTTATTTCCCTCATGATCGCCAAAGACAATTCCTCAATGCCCATAAATTGTTTGGCGTAAGCAACATCACCAAAATCATCAAGAACCTTAACCAACCTGACAAGGACGAAGCTATGCGTACTATCATTTTCCAATCTGATGTTCGAGCCAATGATCCTGTCGGTGGCTGTTATGGAATCATACGTGAGCTTCAACGCCAAATTGAATATCACAAGGCTGAGCTTGATCTTGTTCTTCATCAACTAGCCATTTGTCGCGCTCAAGCTCAACAACAAACTCATTTCCAGATGCTGGAAACCAATGATTCAACAACGCTCGGGTGTGAGATTTTAAATCCAGATTCTTTGGATATATATGATCCCACGATGATTCAATATCATTATCCGCAAACacaagaagaagaacaagaaattGTGGTTCAAGATCataatcagaaactgcaagaagacGTTAATGAAGCATTGCACATTCAAGATTCTACTGATCATGTTGTTTCTTCATCATCATTGCCATCCATGCATGATCTTAAGCAGCCTTTTGTTAATGAATGTGATGACGATATCAAGCCACTTCTTGACATAAACGACGTCAAGTTTGAGCCTGAAGAGTTAGTTGAAAGGAAGTTCGTACCGCTGACACAGTTAGTTATATCATCATGA
- the LOC110668277 gene encoding uncharacterized protein LOC110668277: MAVKPTVALRAMLVGGIAVFAKVAGAMKAAGGAKLGAAATAMTIAASAAMSGSKQDSKDASPSK; this comes from the coding sequence ATGGCAGTAAAACCAACAGTTGCTTTGAGGGCTATGCTTGTTGGAGGGATAGCCGTATTCGCAAAAGTGGCAGGTGCAATGAAGGCTGCTGGTGGTGCTAAGCTGGGGGCAGCAGCAACAGCCATGACAATAGCTGCAAGTGCTGCTATGTCAGGATCAAAACAAGATTCAAAGGATGCTTCACCTTCAAaataa
- the LOC110668156 gene encoding mediator of RNA polymerase II transcription subunit 9, producing MDHSYTGGSWTMIPNVPSHSNSPAHSNQDQFYIHQQSQQQQQQFNQFQQQQQQQQFQQQQHQFQQQRLIQQQQQQQQQQQQQQNQHHQSLASHFHLLHLVENLAEVIESGTRDQHSDALITELNNHFEKCQQLLNSISVSINTKAMTVEGQKRKVEESEQLLNQRRDLIAKYRNSVEELIKSEP from the exons ATGGATCATTCATACACAGGAGGCAGCTGGACAATGATCCCCAACGTGCCATCCCATAGCAACTCCCCTGCTCACTCAaatcaagaccaattttacatccACCAACAGTCCCAACAGCAGCAACAACAATTCAATCAATTCCAACAGCAACAACAGCAGCAGCAATTTCAACAGCAACAGCACCAATTTCAGCAACAGCGTTTAATTCAACAACAGCAACAACAGCAGCAGCAACAGCAACAGCAACAGAATCAGCACCATCAGTCGCTTGCCTCGCACTTCCACCTCTTACAC CTCGTCGAGAATTTAGCTGAAGTTATCGAGAGTGGAACTCGGGATCAGCACTCTGATGCTTTG ATTACTGAGTTGAACAATCACTTTGAGAAGTGCCAGCAGTTACTGAATTCGATTTCCGTCTCTATTAACACAAAAGCTATG ACAGTTGAGGGTCAGAAGAGAAAGGTAGAAGAAAGTGAGCAACTGCTAAATCAGAGGAG GGACCTAATAGCCAAGTACAGAAACTCTGTTGAAGAGCTTATTAAGTCTGAGCCATGA